The following are encoded together in the Glycine max cultivar Williams 82 chromosome 8, Glycine_max_v4.0, whole genome shotgun sequence genome:
- the LOC100499848 gene encoding uncharacterized protein LOC100499848 yields MSLAGKITTEIGVHATATKWFNLFATQLHHVQNLTDRVHGTKLHQGEDWHHNETVKHWTYTIDGKVTTCLESIESIDEQSKTITYKLFSGDIDHNYKNFKFIFQAIDDNDHGGTIIKWTVEYERLREEVDPPYGHIEYLHKCTKDIDGHLLKA; encoded by the exons ATGTCACTTGCTGGGAAAATCACCACTGAAATCGGGGTTCATGCAACCGCTACAAAGTGGTTCAACCTCTTCGCAACACAACTCCATCATGTTCAAAACCTAACTGATAGAGTGCATGGAACCAAGCTGCATCAAGGTGAAGACTGGCATCACAACGAGACAGTCAAGCACTGGACTTATACCATAG ATGGTAAGGTTACAACATGTCTGGAGAGTattgaatccattgatgaacaGAGCAAAACAATCACCTACAAGCTCTTCAGTGGTGACATTGATCATAATTATAAGAACTTTAAGTTCATCTTTCAAGCCATTGATGATAATGATCATGGCGGTACTATTATCAAATGGACCGTTGAATACGAGAGGCTTCGTGAGGAGGTTGATCCTCCATATGGCCACATTGAATACCTGCACAAATGCACTAAAGATATTGATGGTCATCTTCTCAAAGCATAG
- the LOC100500652 gene encoding BURP domain-containing protein precursor, with translation MEIGHLIVLALLCVTLKGADASQSAKDYWHSVFPNTRLPKPLWDLVLPSPKTNMPIKVEEEKQYWTLFFEHDLHPRKIMHLGLHKHNDTKNSTISSWARTTSQPFGAWLHAKVEERYNLDEVCGKAAAKGEEKFCATSLQSMMGFAISKLGKNIKAISSSFAQDHDQYVVEEVNKIGEKAVMCHRLNFENVVFYCHQINATTTYMVPLVASDGTKAKALTICHHDTRGMDPIVVYEVLKVKTGTVPVCHFVGNKAIAWVPNLVTSESCVV, from the exons ATGGAGATTGGACATCTAATCGTTTTAGCTTTATTATGT GTAACTCTCAAGGGAGCTGATGCGTCGCAATCCGCGAAAGATTATTGGCACTCCGTTTTTCCAAACACTCGTCTGCCCAAGCCTCTCTGGGATCTAGTGTTGCCTT cccctaaaacaAATATGCCTATTAAAGTCGAAGAAGAGAAGCAGTATTGGACTCTCTTTTTTGAGCATGACCTTCATCCTCGCAAGATAATGCACTTGGGCCTCCACAAGCACAATGATACAAAAAATTCCACAATAAGCTCATGGGCTAGAACAACAAGTCAACCTTTTGGAGCATGGTTACACGCAAAAGTAGAAGAGAGATATAATCTTGACGAGGTTTGTGGGAAAGCAGCTGCTAAAGGAGAAGAAAAGTTTTGTGCAACATCCTTGCAATCAATGATGGGTTTCGCCATTTCGAAACTTGGGAAGAATATTAAGGCGATTTCAAGTTCCTTTGCCCAAGATCACGATCAATATGTTGTTGAGGAAGTGaacaaaattggagaaaaagctGTTATGTGTCATAGACTCAACTTTGAAAATGTTGTGTTTTATTGCCACCAAATCAATGCAACAACAACTTATATGGTTCCTTTGGTAGCATCTGATGGAACTAAAGCTAAGGCACTAACTATTTGCCACCATGATACAAGAGGCATGGATCCTATTGTGGTTTATGAAGTTCTCAAAGTTAAGACTGGAACCGTGCCTGTTTGTCATTTTGTTGGCAACAAGGCTATTGCTTGGGTACCCAATCTAGTCACTAGTGAATCTTGTGTGGTCTAG
- the LOC100787303 gene encoding albumin-1 encodes MSYISLAPLAVFLLATSLMFSMKKIEAGTCARSQCSNSAQCGSHCGCLPRPPIPYPFPIDTGLCIGEPAFVAMIKEHPKLCQSHDECMKKGSGKFCARYPNPESEYGWCIDSDSEALKGFLKMPTTFAE; translated from the exons atgtCTTACATTAGCCTTGCTCCTTTGGCTGTCTTCTTGCTTGCCACTTCCT TGATGTTTTCAATGAAGAAGATTGAAGCAGGAACTTGTGCGAGATCTCAGTGTTCAAACAGCGCACAATGCGGCTCCCATTGTGGGTGTCTCCCCCGTCCCCCAATTCCATATCCATTTCCAATTGATACTGGTCTATGCATAGGTGAACCTGCATTtgttgccatgattaaggaacatcCCAAGTTATGTCAATCTcatgatgaatgcatgaagaaaggGAGTGGCAAATTTTGCGCTCGTTATCCGAATCCTGAGAGTGAGTATGGATGGTGTATTGACTCTGATTCTGAAGCCCTAAAAGGCTTCTTGAAGATGCCTACAACATTTGCCGAGTAA